The following are from one region of the Mycolicibacterium diernhoferi genome:
- a CDS encoding NAD(P)H-dependent amine dehydrogenase family protein, translating to MTRNRTRVFQVATGNVGTEMIKRIAAHPDLELIGLHCYSPDKVGRDAGEIAGLAPNGVIATGSVDEIIAAKPDVLTFHGVFPDEDLYVKVLEAGINIVTTADWITGWHRDTNHPHPSGRPVSEVLAAAAAKGGATFYGTGMNPGLNQILGVVCSADVAEIENVTTIESVDVSCHHSADTWKEVGYGLPVDDPRLPGMLERYTRVFADSVLLMADCFDVHLDEVKFDYELGAATKDVDLGWYQLPKGSLGGSYIKYQGMVGGVPRIETHLEWQMTPHTDPSWDIKGCYITQIQGDPCVYNKHMIFPKPGVDLSDPTSFASIGMTVTGLPALNAIGSVVAAPPGLLTSADLPLRAFAGRFR from the coding sequence ATGACCCGCAACAGAACCCGCGTCTTCCAGGTTGCCACCGGCAACGTGGGCACCGAGATGATCAAACGGATCGCCGCACATCCCGATCTGGAACTGATCGGACTGCACTGCTACAGCCCGGACAAGGTGGGCCGCGACGCCGGCGAGATCGCCGGTCTGGCGCCCAACGGGGTGATCGCCACCGGCTCGGTCGACGAGATCATCGCGGCCAAGCCCGATGTGCTGACCTTCCACGGGGTCTTCCCCGACGAGGACCTCTACGTCAAGGTGCTCGAAGCCGGCATCAACATCGTGACCACTGCCGACTGGATCACCGGCTGGCACCGTGACACCAACCACCCGCATCCGTCCGGGCGTCCGGTCAGCGAGGTGCTGGCCGCGGCCGCCGCCAAGGGCGGCGCGACGTTCTACGGCACCGGGATGAATCCCGGCCTGAATCAGATTCTGGGCGTGGTGTGTTCGGCGGATGTGGCAGAGATCGAGAACGTCACCACCATCGAATCGGTGGACGTGTCGTGTCACCACTCGGCGGACACCTGGAAGGAGGTGGGCTACGGACTGCCCGTCGACGACCCGCGGCTCCCGGGCATGCTGGAGCGCTACACCCGGGTATTCGCCGACAGCGTGTTGCTGATGGCCGACTGCTTCGACGTACACCTCGACGAGGTGAAGTTCGACTACGAACTCGGTGCCGCCACCAAGGACGTCGACCTGGGCTGGTACCAACTGCCCAAGGGTTCGCTCGGCGGCAGTTACATCAAGTACCAGGGCATGGTCGGCGGCGTGCCCCGGATCGAGACCCATCTGGAATGGCAGATGACCCCGCACACCGATCCGAGCTGGGATATCAAGGGCTGCTACATCACTCAGATCCAGGGTGATCCGTGCGTCTACAACAAGCACATGATCTTCCCCAAGCCCGGCGTCGATCTGTCCGATCCGACCAGCTTCGCGTCAATCGGGATGACCGTCACCGGACTGCCCGCGCTCAACGCCATCGGGTCGGTGGTCGCGGCGCCGCCGGGATTGTTGACCAGTGCCGATCTCCCGCTGAGGGCCTTCGCCGGCCGGTTCAGATAA
- a CDS encoding TetR/AcrR family transcriptional regulator, translating to MGSPVRKRNARGSGALLRAEILAAAGELLDAADRESDLTLRGIACAAGISAPAIYAHFEDRDAILSAIAEQSWQQVVADIRAEASAQDSARGRLLRGCQVYVAFAQRYPMRYALMTQTAGPSHSAREALGVLTAALAHCRQRPGTHPGAGRIAAALSTALHGVAMLNRTDVPAMWLSDASPDDVLRTLVDGAIGQLNEETDDGA from the coding sequence GTGGGCAGTCCGGTGCGGAAACGCAATGCGCGGGGATCGGGTGCGCTGCTGCGTGCCGAGATCCTGGCCGCCGCGGGTGAGCTGCTGGACGCGGCCGACCGCGAATCCGACCTCACTCTGCGTGGAATAGCCTGTGCGGCAGGAATATCCGCCCCAGCCATCTACGCCCACTTCGAGGACCGCGACGCCATTCTGTCGGCCATCGCCGAACAGAGTTGGCAGCAGGTGGTCGCCGACATCCGCGCCGAAGCGTCCGCGCAGGACTCCGCGCGCGGCCGGCTGCTCCGCGGCTGCCAGGTCTACGTGGCGTTCGCGCAGCGCTACCCGATGCGCTACGCCTTGATGACCCAGACGGCCGGGCCGTCCCACTCGGCGCGCGAGGCGCTCGGGGTGCTCACCGCCGCCTTGGCGCATTGCCGGCAACGCCCGGGGACGCACCCCGGCGCGGGACGCATCGCCGCGGCGTTGTCCACCGCCCTGCACGGGGTGGCCATGCTCAACCGCACCGATGTCCCGGCCATGTGGCTCAGCGACGCCAGTCCCGACGATGTGCTGCGCACCCTGGTCGACGGCGCCATCGGGCAACTGAACGAAGAAACCGATGACGGAGCGTAA
- a CDS encoding acyl-CoA thioesterase: MTVLDNGIALERIEDGVLRGRTVPEWANMVGPFGGITAAVLVRAIELQSDVHGQPVALTANYLAPIVDGPFEISARAVRTNRTNQHWYVELSQDREVKTTATAVFGPRRDTWGDTELVRPSAPAPEDVPAGGAGPTWMSNYDMRYVTGGIPGETDGESDSSETLLWLRDNPARPWDFASLAAACDVFYPRVFRRLGRMLPAGTISFTVYFHADTETLAAQGTGHVLARARAQQFSAGHFDQSAQLWATDGALLATSHQIVYFKG, from the coding sequence ATGACTGTGCTCGACAACGGAATTGCGCTGGAGCGCATCGAAGACGGGGTGCTGCGGGGCCGCACCGTGCCGGAGTGGGCCAATATGGTCGGGCCATTCGGGGGCATCACGGCGGCGGTCCTGGTGCGGGCCATCGAACTGCAGTCCGATGTGCACGGCCAACCGGTCGCGCTGACCGCGAACTACCTGGCCCCCATCGTCGACGGCCCCTTCGAGATCTCGGCACGCGCGGTACGCACCAACCGGACCAACCAGCACTGGTACGTCGAGCTCAGCCAGGACCGTGAGGTCAAGACCACCGCGACCGCGGTCTTCGGTCCCCGCCGCGACACCTGGGGCGACACCGAGCTCGTCCGACCCTCGGCGCCGGCACCGGAGGACGTGCCCGCCGGAGGTGCCGGACCCACCTGGATGAGCAACTACGACATGCGCTACGTCACGGGCGGCATCCCAGGCGAGACCGATGGCGAATCCGACTCCTCCGAGACCCTCCTCTGGTTGCGCGACAATCCCGCCCGGCCATGGGATTTCGCTTCCCTCGCCGCGGCCTGCGACGTCTTCTACCCGCGGGTCTTCCGGCGGCTGGGCCGCATGCTGCCGGCCGGCACCATCTCGTTCACCGTGTACTTCCACGCCGACACCGAGACCCTGGCCGCGCAGGGAACGGGCCACGTGCTGGCCCGGGCCCGGGCCCAGCAGTTCTCGGCCGGCCACTTCGACCAGTCCGCCCAGCTCTGGGCCACCGACGGCGCGCTGCTCGCCACCAGCCACCAGATCGTCTACTTCAAGGGATGA
- a CDS encoding SDR family oxidoreductase produces MRIVVIGGTGLIGSQVVQGLAEHGHDAVAAAPATGVNTLTGEGLADALTDAAAVVDVSNSPSFADDAAMEFFHTATTNLLAAEAAAAVGHHVALSVVGTDRLAAESGYFRAKLAQETLVRNGGLPYTIVRATQFFEFVRGIADAATDGDLVRLAPVGFQPIASADVAEAVSIAALGNPVNGITEIAGPQRYRLDELIRTALTARGDRRTVSPDPRSRYWGAHLQEDTLVPGPGATLFGTRFEEWLLASSAHPLK; encoded by the coding sequence ATGAGAATCGTTGTGATCGGGGGCACCGGCCTGATCGGGTCCCAGGTGGTGCAGGGATTGGCCGAGCACGGCCACGATGCCGTCGCCGCCGCGCCCGCCACCGGGGTGAACACCCTCACCGGCGAGGGACTCGCCGATGCGCTCACCGACGCTGCGGCGGTCGTCGACGTGTCGAACTCACCGTCCTTCGCCGATGACGCGGCGATGGAGTTCTTCCACACCGCCACGACGAATCTGCTGGCCGCCGAGGCGGCGGCGGCTGTCGGCCATCATGTGGCGCTGTCGGTGGTGGGCACCGACCGGCTGGCCGCCGAGAGTGGGTACTTCCGCGCCAAGTTGGCGCAGGAAACCCTGGTCCGGAACGGCGGGCTGCCGTACACGATCGTGCGGGCGACGCAGTTCTTCGAGTTTGTCCGGGGCATCGCCGATGCCGCGACCGACGGTGACCTCGTCCGGTTGGCTCCGGTGGGATTCCAGCCGATCGCCTCCGCCGACGTCGCCGAGGCGGTGTCCATTGCCGCGCTGGGCAATCCGGTGAACGGCATCACCGAAATCGCAGGGCCACAACGCTATCGGCTCGACGAACTGATCCGGACCGCGCTCACCGCGCGCGGTGACCGGCGCACGGTGAGCCCCGATCCGCGATCGCGGTACTGGGGAGCGCACCTGCAGGAAGACACGCTGGTGCCCGGCCCCGGCGCGACATTGTTCGGCACCCGGTTCGAGGAGTGGCTACTCGCCTCCAGTGCTCATCCCTTGAAGTAG
- a CDS encoding sigma-70 family RNA polymerase sigma factor produces MNAKRPIPETDAELAARFERDTAPLRPALMRGARRLTRTEVDAEDLLQDALLHAFMGFRGFEPDTNLNAWLFRIMRNRWISGYRMKQRRPAEYATDSLAELEQTAGPRRSARSAEAVALDILPDARLRAALDELPEGFRIALYYADVQGLTYAETAAAMGTPVGTVMSRVFRARAQLRHTLAAIADRGAHPVELDHQSA; encoded by the coding sequence ATGAACGCCAAGAGACCCATCCCCGAGACCGATGCCGAGCTGGCCGCGCGGTTCGAGCGGGACACTGCGCCCCTGCGGCCCGCCCTGATGCGCGGTGCGCGCAGGCTGACCCGGACCGAGGTCGACGCCGAGGACCTGTTGCAGGACGCGCTGCTGCATGCGTTCATGGGTTTCCGCGGGTTCGAACCCGACACCAACCTCAACGCCTGGCTCTTCCGCATCATGCGTAACCGGTGGATCAGCGGCTACCGGATGAAGCAACGCCGCCCGGCGGAGTACGCGACGGACTCCCTCGCGGAGCTGGAACAGACCGCCGGCCCGCGGCGCAGCGCCCGTTCCGCGGAGGCGGTGGCCCTGGACATCCTTCCCGACGCCCGACTGCGGGCCGCCCTGGACGAGCTCCCGGAAGGCTTCCGGATCGCGCTGTACTACGCGGACGTCCAGGGCTTGACCTATGCCGAAACCGCGGCGGCGATGGGCACGCCGGTGGGCACCGTCATGTCCCGGGTGTTCCGCGCGCGGGCCCAGCTGCGCCACACCCTGGCCGCGATCGCCGACCGCGGGGCGCACCCGGTCGAGCTCGATCATCAGAGCGCATGA
- a CDS encoding SDR family NAD(P)-dependent oxidoreductase, whose product MSTQLAGQTALVTGGTAGIGLACARLLAGAGAAVLITGRDRARGEAAAAALGAGVRFVRADIADLDSVAELVAQSSRVDILVNNAASFPGALTLEQDVASFESTFDTNVRGTYFLVAGLVPGMLARGHGSIINVTSMVASKGVAGASVYSASKAAVESLTRTWAAEFGPGGVRVNAVAPGPTNTEGVVAEWGDVNDELGRALPLGRTAEPAEIAEAVLFLASSASSFVTGATLHADGGGIAA is encoded by the coding sequence ATGTCAACACAATTGGCCGGACAGACCGCACTGGTCACCGGTGGTACGGCGGGTATCGGGCTGGCCTGTGCGCGGCTGCTGGCCGGTGCCGGCGCCGCGGTGCTGATCACCGGGCGCGACCGTGCGCGGGGCGAGGCTGCGGCGGCCGCACTCGGCGCCGGCGTCCGTTTCGTCCGCGCCGATATCGCCGACCTCGACTCGGTGGCAGAGCTGGTGGCGCAGAGTTCCCGGGTCGACATCCTGGTCAACAACGCGGCCAGTTTCCCCGGTGCGCTGACCCTCGAGCAGGACGTGGCGTCGTTCGAGTCCACCTTCGACACGAATGTGCGCGGGACCTACTTCCTGGTCGCCGGGCTGGTTCCGGGCATGCTGGCGCGCGGTCACGGCAGCATCATCAACGTCACCTCCATGGTGGCGTCCAAGGGTGTGGCAGGTGCGTCGGTGTACAGCGCGTCCAAGGCTGCGGTGGAGTCGCTGACCAGGACGTGGGCCGCCGAGTTCGGGCCGGGCGGGGTGCGGGTCAACGCGGTGGCGCCGGGCCCGACCAACACCGAGGGCGTGGTCGCCGAATGGGGCGACGTCAATGACGAACTGGGCCGGGCGCTTCCGCTCGGGCGCACGGCCGAACCGGCCGAGATCGCCGAGGCGGTGTTGTTCCTGGCCTCGTCGGCATCGAGTTTCGTCACCGGAGCGACGCTGCACGCCGACGGCGGCGGCATCGCCGCGTGA
- a CDS encoding cupin domain-containing protein: MSDTWRTALTVLQEAKPEIPADAHVMTVVIEFPPGDAGTPPHRHAGPAFGYVIEGEMLFELEGQPPRVIKAGEAFWEPGGDVIHYSDGNNRTDIPSKFTVTMMCVPGRPMLELVDEGELEGRKDLRWRPPS; encoded by the coding sequence ATGTCTGATACCTGGCGCACCGCACTGACCGTGCTGCAGGAGGCCAAGCCGGAGATCCCGGCCGACGCCCATGTGATGACCGTGGTCATCGAATTTCCGCCCGGCGATGCCGGCACCCCGCCGCACCGGCATGCCGGGCCGGCGTTCGGGTACGTCATCGAGGGCGAGATGCTGTTCGAACTCGAAGGGCAACCACCCCGGGTGATCAAGGCCGGGGAGGCGTTCTGGGAGCCGGGAGGCGACGTCATCCACTACAGCGACGGCAACAACCGCACCGATATCCCGAGCAAGTTCACCGTGACGATGATGTGTGTGCCCGGCCGGCCGATGCTGGAGCTGGTGGACGAGGGCGAACTGGAAGGGCGCAAAGACCTGCGGTGGCGGCCACCTTCCTGA
- a CDS encoding STAS domain-containing protein produces MTIAFRYGNPAVDCDGAELRAQCRHLAMVVTISGVIDDDNFDRLTQKVRRLVLAEKPFALDLSGVTFLSARGVSLLYALDDECDLAGVEWAVVSSPAVSNVLRLLDDAFPITSSIPEALHHFAEGTLARRRLLPLLHKTA; encoded by the coding sequence ATGACGATCGCATTCCGCTACGGGAACCCGGCGGTCGATTGCGACGGCGCCGAGCTACGAGCACAGTGCCGCCACCTCGCCATGGTGGTGACCATCTCGGGTGTCATCGACGACGACAACTTCGATCGACTCACCCAGAAGGTCCGCCGACTGGTCCTCGCAGAGAAGCCGTTCGCCCTCGATCTGAGTGGCGTGACGTTCCTGTCCGCGCGTGGTGTGTCACTGCTCTACGCCCTCGATGACGAGTGCGACCTCGCAGGAGTCGAATGGGCAGTGGTCTCCAGCCCGGCCGTGAGCAATGTCCTGCGGCTGCTCGACGACGCATTCCCCATCACATCCTCCATCCCGGAGGCGCTGCACCATTTCGCCGAGGGCACGCTCGCCCGACGCCGGCTGCTGCCGCTCCTGCACAAGACCGCATAG
- a CDS encoding DNA polymerase domain-containing protein, with product MGASAGSRRTLEVGGREVSVSNPGKVIFPGAGGRADITKLDLVDYYLAVADGALRGVHNRPMILKRFVKGIEEEAIFQKRAPEKRPDFVDVAELKYASGTSAKEAVITEPAGLVWAVGLGCIDLNPHPVRAQDLEHPDELRVDLDPMPGVEWAQILAVAAVAREVLEEYGLTAWPKTSGSRGFHIYARIHPNWPFKQVRLAAETVARVVEQRAPDLATARWWKEERGARVFVDFNQNAKDRTVASAYSVRAKPDARVSTPLYWDEVPDCRPEAFTVASVPARFAAIGDPWAEMDAYPGELTGLLDLAETLGPAEKPPGRKSVNGRRASQMPLIEVARTKTRDEAMAALEVWRGSHPEAADLLEPVDVLVDGMRGPSSIWYRVRINLQHVPQRLRPPQEALIADYSPWQNYSGNQSEH from the coding sequence ATGGGGGCTTCTGCCGGTAGTCGCAGGACGCTGGAGGTGGGCGGGCGCGAGGTTTCGGTCAGCAACCCCGGGAAGGTGATCTTTCCGGGTGCGGGCGGGCGGGCCGACATCACCAAACTCGATCTCGTCGACTACTACCTCGCGGTTGCCGACGGCGCGCTGCGCGGGGTGCACAACCGCCCGATGATCCTGAAGCGGTTCGTCAAGGGCATCGAGGAAGAAGCGATCTTCCAGAAGCGGGCACCGGAGAAGCGGCCGGATTTCGTCGACGTCGCCGAACTCAAATACGCATCCGGAACGTCGGCGAAGGAAGCCGTGATCACCGAACCGGCCGGGCTGGTGTGGGCGGTGGGATTGGGGTGCATCGACCTCAACCCACACCCGGTGCGCGCGCAGGACCTGGAGCACCCCGACGAGTTGCGGGTCGATCTGGACCCGATGCCCGGCGTGGAGTGGGCGCAGATCCTGGCGGTGGCGGCGGTGGCCCGCGAGGTGCTGGAGGAGTACGGCCTGACCGCGTGGCCGAAGACGTCGGGCTCCCGCGGCTTCCACATCTATGCGCGCATCCACCCGAACTGGCCGTTCAAGCAGGTCCGGCTGGCGGCGGAGACCGTGGCGCGGGTGGTCGAGCAGCGTGCACCCGATCTCGCGACCGCCCGCTGGTGGAAGGAGGAACGCGGCGCCCGGGTGTTCGTGGACTTCAACCAGAACGCCAAGGACCGCACCGTCGCCTCCGCCTACTCGGTGCGGGCCAAGCCCGATGCCCGGGTGTCCACCCCGCTGTACTGGGACGAGGTGCCCGATTGCCGGCCCGAGGCGTTCACCGTGGCCAGCGTGCCGGCACGGTTCGCCGCGATCGGCGATCCGTGGGCCGAGATGGATGCGTATCCGGGTGAGCTGACCGGGCTGCTGGATCTCGCCGAGACACTCGGACCCGCGGAGAAACCACCCGGCCGCAAGAGTGTGAACGGTCGCAGGGCGTCCCAGATGCCGCTGATCGAGGTGGCCCGGACCAAGACCCGGGACGAGGCGATGGCCGCGCTCGAGGTGTGGCGCGGCAGCCACCCTGAGGCTGCCGACCTGCTGGAGCCGGTCGATGTCCTGGTCGACGGTATGCGTGGACCGAGCTCGATCTGGTACCGCGTCCGGATCAATCTGCAGCATGTTCCGCAGCGGCTGCGACCGCCCCAGGAGGCGTTGATCGCCGACTACTCGCCGTGGCAGAACTATTCGGGAAATCAGTCCGAGCACTGA
- the fadD2 gene encoding long-chain-fatty-acid--CoA ligase FadD2 encodes MPSLTDLPAQAAAKAQLYLGRGAAELHYARKMFEAGALRLESPQAMAALFADIRRWGEIGMIPALNARRHPDRLAVIDDEGEFTFGELDRAANAVANGLRAKGVKDGDGVALLIRNNRWFLVALYGAARVGARIIMLNSEFSGPQIKEVSEREGTAIIIYDDEYTAAVAQAEPALGKLRALPTNPDKPEPSGSTDDTLADLIARSSKQTAPKVGKHASIVILTSGTTGTPKGANRQSPPSLAPIGGVLSHVPFKSGEVTALPAPMFHALGFLHATIAMMLGTTLVLRRRFKPATLLADIEKHKVTAVVVVPVMLSRLLDELDKTQPKPDLSSLRIVFVSGSQLGAELATRALRELGPIIYNLYGSTEIAFATIARPQDLSINPATVGPVVKGNVVKLLDDNGVEVPQGEVGRIFVRNTIPFEGYTGGGGKQIIDGMMSSGDVGYFDEHGLLYVSGRDDEMIVSGGENVFPAEVEDLISGHAEVVEATAIGVEDKDWGHRLRAFVVKVEGASIDEDTIKAYVRDNLARYKVPREVIFLDELPRNPTGKILKRELRDIEVD; translated from the coding sequence ATGCCCAGCCTCACAGACCTGCCCGCTCAGGCAGCGGCCAAAGCCCAGCTGTATCTCGGCCGTGGAGCCGCGGAACTGCACTACGCGCGCAAGATGTTCGAAGCCGGTGCGCTGCGCCTGGAATCGCCTCAGGCCATGGCGGCGCTGTTCGCCGATATCCGACGATGGGGTGAGATCGGGATGATCCCGGCGCTCAACGCCCGTCGGCATCCGGACCGACTCGCCGTCATCGACGACGAGGGGGAGTTCACCTTCGGCGAACTGGACCGGGCGGCCAACGCGGTCGCCAATGGCTTGCGCGCCAAGGGAGTCAAGGACGGTGACGGAGTCGCGCTGCTGATCCGTAACAACCGCTGGTTCCTGGTCGCGCTGTACGGCGCGGCCCGGGTCGGCGCCCGGATCATCATGCTCAACAGCGAGTTCTCCGGCCCGCAGATCAAGGAGGTGTCCGAGCGCGAGGGCACCGCGATCATCATCTACGACGATGAGTACACCGCCGCGGTCGCGCAGGCCGAACCGGCGCTGGGCAAGCTGCGGGCGTTGCCCACCAACCCCGACAAGCCGGAGCCCTCGGGCAGCACCGACGACACCCTGGCCGACCTCATCGCCCGCAGCAGCAAACAGACCGCCCCCAAGGTCGGCAAACACGCGTCGATCGTCATCCTGACCAGCGGCACCACCGGCACTCCCAAGGGTGCCAACCGGCAGTCGCCGCCGTCGTTGGCGCCGATCGGCGGGGTGCTCTCGCATGTGCCCTTCAAATCCGGTGAGGTCACCGCGCTGCCTGCGCCGATGTTCCACGCACTGGGATTCCTGCACGCCACCATCGCGATGATGCTCGGCACCACGCTGGTGCTGCGCCGCCGGTTCAAGCCGGCCACCCTGCTCGCCGACATCGAGAAGCACAAGGTGACCGCCGTCGTGGTGGTCCCGGTGATGCTGTCGCGGCTGCTCGACGAACTCGACAAGACCCAGCCCAAGCCGGACCTGTCCAGCCTGCGGATCGTGTTCGTCTCCGGCTCGCAACTCGGTGCCGAACTGGCCACCCGCGCGCTGCGGGAACTGGGCCCGATCATCTACAACCTGTACGGGTCCACCGAGATCGCCTTCGCGACCATCGCACGGCCGCAGGATCTGTCCATCAATCCCGCCACGGTGGGCCCGGTGGTCAAGGGCAACGTGGTGAAGTTGTTGGACGACAACGGGGTTGAGGTTCCACAGGGCGAGGTCGGGCGGATCTTCGTGCGCAACACCATCCCCTTCGAGGGGTACACCGGCGGCGGTGGCAAGCAGATCATCGACGGCATGATGTCCTCCGGCGATGTCGGCTACTTCGATGAGCACGGCCTGCTCTATGTATCAGGGCGGGATGACGAGATGATCGTCTCCGGTGGCGAGAACGTCTTCCCCGCCGAAGTCGAAGACCTGATCAGCGGGCATGCGGAGGTGGTCGAGGCGACCGCGATCGGTGTCGAGGACAAGGATTGGGGGCACCGGCTGCGCGCCTTCGTCGTGAAGGTCGAGGGTGCCAGCATCGATGAGGACACCATCAAGGCCTACGTGCGCGACAACCTGGCCCGCTACAAGGTGCCGCGCGAGGTGATCTTCCTCGACGAGTTGCCGCGCAACCCGACCGGCAAGATCCTCAAGCGGGAGCTGCGTGACATCGAGGTCGATTAG
- a CDS encoding SDR family NAD(P)-dependent oxidoreductase: MSIDLTGKTALVTGSTQGLPRMTEKGWGRVFQIASDSAIVTPAEMIHYGVSKTALLAVTRGFAKDAAGTGVTVNSVIAGPTHTAGVQDFVYQLVGKDLPWDEAQREFMRLHRPQSLIQRLIEPAEIANMVTYLASPLASATTGGALRVDGGYVDAILP, encoded by the coding sequence GTGAGCATCGATCTGACCGGTAAGACCGCGCTCGTCACCGGCTCCACCCAGGGTCTGCCCCGCATGACCGAAAAGGGTTGGGGCAGAGTCTTTCAGATCGCCAGCGACTCGGCAATCGTGACGCCGGCGGAGATGATCCACTACGGGGTGTCCAAGACCGCGCTGCTGGCGGTGACCCGCGGCTTCGCCAAGGACGCGGCCGGCACCGGGGTGACGGTGAATTCGGTGATCGCCGGACCGACGCACACCGCGGGCGTGCAGGATTTCGTCTACCAGCTGGTGGGCAAGGACCTGCCGTGGGACGAGGCGCAGCGCGAATTCATGCGGCTGCACCGGCCGCAGTCGTTGATCCAGCGGCTGATCGAGCCGGCCGAGATCGCCAATATGGTGACGTACCTGGCCTCACCGCTGGCCTCGGCGACCACCGGTGGTGCGCTGCGGGTGGACGGCGGCTACGTGGACGCCATCCTGCCCTGA